CTGACCTGGATGATTATATCGGGCCCTCGCAGGTGGGTGCGGGGGCGAGCGGCGTAGGGGGGAGCGCGCTGGTTGGCTGCCTGCCAAGGGGCGCGAGGGCGGGGGAGGCTCCGCACGGCACGGGGGTGCCTGGAGGGGGGCGAGGCAGTTGAGGGGTCCCCCGGGGGCCGGGGATAGGGGTTGCCCAGGGGATTTGGGGTCCCGGCCGGAGTGTCCTCCCGGGGATGAGGGATCGAGGGTCCCCCACTGGGGCCGGGGGTATAATGGGGGATTGGGGGGTCCCCTGGAGGCTGGGGGGTTGCCCAGGGCATTGGGGATCCCCCACTGGGGATGGGGATAATAGGAGATTGGGGGGTCCCCCTGGGGATGGGGTTGGCTGGGTGGGTCCCCCTGGGGGGATAATAGGTGATTGGTGGTCCCCCTGGGAATGAGGAGTTGCCTAGGTGATTGGGGGGTCCACTGGGGGGATAATAGGTGattgggagttggggggggtggCTCTGCAgagtgggggagtggagggggttgaATGGTGGTGTCCTCTCTTCTCAGTTCCTGCGCCTGTCAGGTGAACGCTTGGGTAGATCCCTAAGGGAGCCCTTGGGGCAGGGCCTCTgtcccttctccctgctcccagcccatgCCAGGGTCCCCTGGGCTGGGTATCCCCAGGTAGGGGGAATTCTAGGGGCTTCCCTGGCCTGGTGGCCACTGGGTCTTCACCTTGCCTTGCCCTGCCCTTCAACTCCACTCCAAACAGGTGGTGCCCATGCTGACTGCTCATGGTTGGCCTCACATAGGTTGTTTTCTGGTAGATTTAAAATAAGCTTTCTGCTTCAATGGGCTGTGGATGCCCGTGTGTCTCTCCTTTTCTGATCTGAGCGCCTAGGGTGGAAGGGGCTATTGACCTGCACGGTTATTACATTTCTCCTCTAACATGCCCAGAAAAGGGATTGTTTCCTTTactgctgaagtgcagccacctctggaataGAGCATGGAGGCTGAGTAACAGTTTGTAACACCACCACACAACCAGTGGAAACATTCTCATATTGAAAAAGCTGCTTCTGCACTTCTAGGACAGCTGGAAAACAAATTGAGATGAAAATCttccaagaatttttttttaaattcttacaAGGGCTCCTGTAATATTACCCTTAAAGTGTAAATTATGGACTACAATAGAATATCATTTTGTAAATAGTATCGTCCAAACAGATGGAACAGATAAAAGGAGAGCTGATATAGGAGAGCTGAAAAGACGTCAGTCAGCATCCAGCACAAAGTAGTTGCAGTATGGAGGGAATGGAAAGTGGCAGGAACAGAGGTGAGCTTTGTTGTCATTTGGAAATCAGAGCAAATAGGAAAGCAAGACAGGAGAGAGTTGCTAACAGAGCAGCACAAGTGAGGAGAGGACATAGGAGCCCGGGGCTAGAAGTGGGGAGTAAGTCCATGGATAGGTTTGATTGATTTAAATTCAATGAGCATAACTGGGGCATCAGAGTGATTTTTGTCCTCCCTGCAATAGGAGCATTCTGAACCCTGCTAAATTCAGAGCAGAGATTTTTAGAAGCAGGATTTACAGTAATCAAGTTGGAAAATGGATTTTGGTAAAGTAAGGATGATTTAAGGTCAGGATGAATTCTGGCAAGGCTGCTAGCCAGACTTCTAGACAAGGGAGGTGTGGGTGCACAAACAATGCAAATCGTGTAAAGTATAAAAACATCCTCAGGACTTCAGTCACTGAACTCTAAGACACTAAACGGAAACAGTCCATATAAAGTCATCTGCTTGCCCTCAACatcaaatgaaatttcattggtGATAGCCACATGTTGAATGTAATGACCACGCCTCCTATTTACTAAAACTCACAATCAAGAATGCCTGATCGCCCTTAGAGATTCTGGAAAGGACAGAACTTTGCAGTCATCTCTTTTCAGCAAGACCTCTTTAAATCTGAGTGTGTCACACTGGCAGCAAAATTGTTCTGTAGTTTTGGTTATGATGTTGGAAAAGTGTTCATTCTGTAAAAATGGGGTAAGCAGATTTTGTATGTTTGATTTTTGCTTGTCTCCTTGGTGGTTACAGGAATTGTAAGATTGCACATTAAACAAAGAATCCAGTGCAGCTTAAACCAGAGATAAGAATTTTACACTCTATCCAGTTTCAATCAGTCTTTTCCTCTCCTGCATCTTTCATATTTAAAGGTTCCTCTCCttaattttttactttatttctgTTTTAGGATTGTGTTAAGCCAATAAAAGTTGAAAAGAAATCTGGAAAAACAGCAGCCAAGATCCGAATTGAAGATGATGGGAGCTATTTTCAAATCAATCAGGTAAGAATATTTTCCCCTTGTAACCATTGTGTAGAAAATCCACAAATTACCTTATTATTCTGCATAAGTACGTTACAACTATTAAATATATGATATCCAATGATTGCAAACGTGATGACAATGTAGATCACTCAGTCTGAGATGATACCTGTTGTCACTGTTACTCATTTGAAAGAGTGGGAGTGGGTACTCAATTAAAATAGATGTGACTCGCTGctggtaatttattttatttttcgtTCTGATTCTTTAAAAGATATTTGTAAAGTGGCTTGTCGTGTAATGGCATAGCCTTTGGAACTAGCTGATGATAGAATCAGggagaggagtggcactatatgtgaaagaaaatgtagattcaaatgaaggaaaaatcctaaacgaatccacatgttccatagaatctctatggatagaaatttcatgctctaataaaaatataacattagggatctattatcgaccacctgaccaggacagtaatagtgatgatgaaatgctaagggaaattagagatgctatcaaaattaagaaccaaataatagtgggggatttcaattatccctatattgactgggaacatttcacttcaggacgaaatgcggAGATagaatttctcgatactttaaatgactgcttcatgaaGCAGCTggttctggaacccacaaggggagaggcaactctagatttaatcctaagtggagcgcaggagctggtccaagaggtaactatagcaggaccacttggaaatagtgaccataatacaatagcattcaacatccctgtggggagaagaacacctcaactgcccaacactgtggcatttaatttcaaaagagggaactgtacaaaaatgagggggttagttaaacaaaaattaaaaggtacagtgactaaagtgaaatccctgcaagttgcatggggccctttttaaagacaccgtaatagaggcccaacttcaatgtatactccaaattaagaaacacagtaaaagaactaaaaaagagccaccgtggcttaacaaccatgtaaaagaagcagtgagagagaaaaagacttcctttaaaaagtagaagtcaaatcctactgaggcaaatagaaaggagcacaaacactgccagcttaagtgcaagagtgtaataagaaaagccaaagaggagtttgaagaacagctagccaaaaactccaaaggtggtaataaaatgttttttaagtacaccagaaacaggaagcctgctaaacaaccagtggggtcccttgacgattgaaatacaaaagaagcgcttaaagatgataaagtcattgcggagtaACTAAATGgactctttgcttcagtcttcacggctgaggatgttagggagattccccaacctgagccggcttttgtaggtgacaaatctgaggaactgtcacagattgacgtgtcactagaggagggggtttggaattaattgataaacttaacattaacaagtcactgcgaccagatggcattcacccaagaattctgaaagaactcaaatgtgaagttgcggaactattaactgaggtttgtaacctgtcctttaaatcagctttggtacccaatgactggaagttagctaatgtaacgccaatatttaaaaagggctctagaggtgatcccgccagttacagaccggtaagtctaacgtcagtaccgggcaaattagtcgaaacaatagttaagagtaaaattgtcagacacatagaaaaacataaactgctgagcaatagtcaacatggtttctgtaaagggaaatcgtgtcttactaatctattagagttctttgaacgggtcaacaaacatgtggacaagggtgatccagtggacatagcgtacttagatttccgaaaagcctttgacaaggtcccgcaccaaaggctcttacgtaaattaagctgtcatgggataaaagggaaggttctttcatggattgagaactggttaaaagacagggaacaaaggataggaattaatggtaaattctcagaatggagaggggtaactcgtggtgttccccaagggtcagtcctaggaccaatcctattcaatttattcataaatgatctggagaaaggggtaaacagtgagatggcaacgtttgcagatgatactaaactactcaagatagttaagaccaaagcagattgtgaagaacttcaaaaagatctcacaaaactaagtgattgggcaacaaaatggcaaatgaaatttaatgtggataaaagtaaaataatgcacattggaaaaaataaccccaactatacatacagtatgatggggactaatttagctataacaagtcaggaaaaagatcttggcgtcatcgtggatatttctctgaagatgtccacacagtgcgcagaggcggtcaaaaaagcaaacaggatgttaggaatcattaaaaaggggatagagaataagactgagaatgtattattgcccttatataaatccatggtacgcccacatcttgaatactgtgtacagatgtggtctcctcacctcaaaaaagatattctagcactaggaaaggttcagaaaagggcaactaaaatgattagggggttggagagggtcccgtatgaggaaagattaaagaggctaggcctcttcagcttggaaaagaggagactaaggggggatattataaaggtatataaaatcatgagtgatgtggagaaagtggattaggaaaagttatttacttattcccataatacaaaaactaggggtcaccaaatgaaatgaataggtagcaggtttaaaacaaataaaaggaagttgttcttcacgcagcgcacagtcaacttgtggaactccttacctgaggaggttgtgaaggctgggactataacaatgtttaaaagggaactggataaattcatggtggctaagtccataaatggctattagccaggaagggtaaagaatggtctccctagcctctgttcatcagaggatggggatggatgacaggagagagatcacttgatcgttgcctgttagcttcactccctctggggtacctggcattggccactgtcggtggactgatactgggctaggtggacatttggtctgacccagtacggacgttcttatgttcttattatgtaAAACCAACAGAGTTGTGATGAACTATTTTCATGGTTGCAGAAGTAGAATGACAGCAATTTGGAGGTTAAGTGAGCTGGGAACATTGCAGAAATGATGTTCTCCGCTTCAGGGGTTAGGGTGTACTTCCTACACAAACTTGGGATGCTGTTCTTTCAAGAGAGCTTGATGTCTGTGTTGAGTTGAAGATGGAGGCTGCTGCATTACTGGTGTCTGTTAAGGAAGGTGCACAGAGGTATGATTGTGCCCTAGAGCAACCACCATTTAGTGGGTGAAAGCAGCGTTTGCCATGAGATTAAGGCTATCAGTACCCTGCTGCTCAGGCTATGATTCTGGTTTCTGACTTTCGGTTTGGTCTGACTGAAGAGTGATGCTGAGTGATGGGCCCCCCAAAAACAAAGTCGTTTGAAAACTGACTTAGTTCAAACGTTTTGGCAAAATTCTCTTAGTACCATGTAGCAGGTTTGTCTTTGATATGTTCTGCATATGGATCTCTGATTCCTATGGCTCGGACTGGCTCTAATCTGTTTCTTTCTAGGATGGAGGAGCACAAAAGCTTGAAAAGGCTAAAATTACCCTGAATGATTGTTTAGCTTGTAGTGGCTGCATCACATCCGCAGAAAGCGTGTTAATCACTCAGCAGAGCCATGAAGAGCTCTGCAAAGTGTTAAGTTCCAATAAGGTAGGTGATACTCAACTAATGCAGTAGCCAGCAGGTAGGCTCAAGAATTTGAAAACCATACTGTTTGATTGCTGAAGCATAGGTAAAATAATGTGTAAGAAGATCATCTGTATCCTGATAGTCTTCAAGAACCAAAAGGTATTGTAGGACATCCACAACACAACATATTTATCTGTTCCTCTGAATTGTCAGATTAAGTTTGTGAAAGGATCATAATATGTCATACAGTAATCTCTTGATTTGGAAGTGCAACATCTTCCCCCACTGGAtcatactttaaaaagaaaacattgcaaCCACGGACAAGTATCTTCTAAATTACTAACATATCAAAGATGCTATATCTTAACTGTTCAGGAAATGATAATATTCCACTTCTTGTTTTTCAGACTGCAGCTCCTAATCAACAGAAGCTAGTTGTAGTTTCCGTTTCACCACAATCCAGAGCATCACTAGCTGCAAGATTTAAGATGACGCCTCTAGAAACAGCAAAGAAATTGACAGCATTCTTAAAAAATTTAGGCAAGCTTGTTACCTTTTGGTAATCGCAGACGAAATTTTTGGGTATAGCTTAGTAACATTCCAAGTGCAACTTCTGTTTATCTGTAGAAGTTGTATGAATAAACTTCCAAGTGCCTGTTTCAAAAATCATAACGTGAATGGGAATTCAGACCTCTGTTACTTTGATGACATATTAAACTCAATGTGAGGGAAGGGATCCTAAAACACTCCATCATCAATTCATTtttctcatccagtttttctattTGCCTGTCTTATTATGTACTAGGAAACTGTTCTGTTTCCAGTTACAGCAGTCTATAAATATGTAACAATACAGGTTTTAACCTATCTGGGCTGGATTTTTGTGTTGTAGTTTGTGGCATTTGTCAGATTTTTGGTGGCTTTAACACCTCTATGCTATCTAGGTGTGCACTATGTGTTTGATACAACTTTCTCAAGAAACTTCAGCTTGTTGGAGAGCCAACGAGAGTTTGTACGACGCTTTCAAAGGCAAACTGAAGATAAAAAGGCTTTGCCCATGCTGGCCTCTGCCTGTCCAGGTATATTGTAATATAGTTAAATGGCTATAGAAGTGGTCAGATAATGTGGCAGACTAACTGCACACTAGAGAAGTGTAGTAAACAGCTGAAAAAGTTAATGGCTAAAACCATGTGTACATGAGACTTGCTCTTGGTGCTATGTGCTGTGAAAATATTGTAAATGTCTTCAATGGTCTTATAAAGAAAGACACTTGTTCCTGAATATGATTACATGAACTGTGGAAGTTCTTACCCATAGTGGTACAGATGTTTAAGTGCACTGTTACTTTGCAAAGCTAGTCTTGTCCCAGAATCCAGTTGGTAAGAACTATTCTTATACTGTGTGCCGAAGAGAGGCTGAAAATGATTGTTATTGGCTGGCAATAAGGCTGATTCAGAAGCCACTGAAAGTCTGTGCATTGATTAATTATACTTCATCTTTTCGCAGGTTGGATCTGCTATGCGGAGAAAACTCATGGAAGTTTTGTTATTCCTTACATTAGTACCACTAAGTCCCCACAGCAGGTTATGGGCTCCTTGATCAAGGGTCACTTTGCAAAACAGCAGGTAAGGCTTTGCATAGACCATGCTTAACAGGAAACTGTAGAAATTAGATCTTGAGCTGTGTTTAAAACATTGTTAAAGACAATGTATTAAATAGGATTGATTTACAGATATGAAAATCTTGTAGATCACTAGCAAATCAGCCTATCATCTCACTTTAATTTCATGAGGAGCTTCAGCTCtctgagctaagaggtgaaaacagTATCTAAaaattgatctatcagggatcaattttcgcatctcatctagatgcgataaatcgatccctgaaccagtgcccatactccacctcggcaggaggagtaagtggagttgaCGGAGGAGCCGCAGCAGTTGACTCGGCACCGTGAGAATGGCCAGGTAAGtggaactaagatacttcaacttcagctacatgaatagcatagctgaagttgtgtatcttagattgatccccctcccaatgtagaccagcccttagttggaGAGAGAATGTTAAAATCAGACTCATGCCACCAGGTCTCTCTTTTGCCTCCCTTCTGATACTGGGTCTTAGACCCCCTCTTTAGCTGCCCAGCTCTTTTCCTGCAAGTGCCTATTGGGAGCAGAGTTTCAGGTTTGGATTGAAAAGGTCAGTTAAAACCTCTGTCCGTTCTTCAACAAATCCAGAAGAATTGGATTTGTCACATCCCTTCTACCATTCTATTTGCTTttctggtgggtttttttcctatCTAAAAGCAAACTACTACCATGATCTTATACAGAGCTTGAATTCATGTTTACATGCAGATAGTCTCTTGCTAAAAAATTATGTGCTTTTCCCCAGCTTGatgattttatttcagtttgattTTATTCTGTTCTATTGTTGTTGCCTCTGGAATTCCTCCAATTGTCACTTTGATGTCTAAAGACTGTTGTCACTCTTATAGCCAAATGTTGAGTCCACCAAGAAACTTGAGCATTACTACTGCCATGTTTTGATAATCCATTAATGAATATTGGTTTTAACACTTTTGTTGAATAAACTCGGACATCTGGCAACTACTCAGAGCATTTGACACGAGATACTGAAACAATGGCCTTGATTCAACAACTTGTTTCCTTGGTCCCTGGGAGCTTCTTGGATTGTGATGAACTTCACCTAATTTCCTGGAGTAGTTGGTGCAGAATATAAATTGTCATGGGTCTGAGTCTGGCCTGGGGCAATGGATATGAAACACAGCTGACTACTCATGTAATTACGGGCTCTTAACTGACTAAATCTGCCAGGATCGTCTGGCTTAATAGAggaaacaagcaaaacaaaaagctatTAAAGCGTGCTACAGAGATAGGTACTCTATTATTCTTTCCTGCACAGTTGGGAAGGAATAGAAAGTATTAATTCAGGTACTGAAAATTGTTAGCAGCAAAGGAGATTTCTAGCAGCACAATTGGATTTTAGCTGCTACACTCCTATCTGTGCCTTCATTAAATTAATAGCAGTTAGTGCAACTGTACAAATTTTTTTTGCAGCATTTTTCACCTGACCAGACCTACCATGTGACAGTAATGCCCTGTTATGACAAAAAACTAGAagcttcaagaccagacttcttCAGCCAAGAGTACCAAACTCGTGAGGTTGACTGTGTAATTACTACGGGTAAGGGAACCAGAGGTGCTCCATTGGTTCTTATGATATAAGGTAGTAGCTGCTGATCCTAAAAGAATGCTCTGCTCTGAAATGCCATGTAGACTATGCTATCTAGCTTCACCTCACTTGTCCTCTGATCCACAGATACGTACTAGACTAGAGTGCTTTGTAAAATATGCTTTCATGACCTCTTATCTGTTCTGTCAGTAATTTTGCATTTTAACACTTGGTTTTCTAGGACATTAGCCAATGAAAACTTGTCTACTTGGAATGTGTTTTTGCATTCACCTTTGAGCCTTCTGGGTTCAGACTGTTTTCCTGCAAAGCCTCTCCAATTGTCACACAATAGAAGtgaaaaaagttaagaaataGTCACTAGGGGCCagttggcattaattacatttgtggaATTTAGGCTTTCATACTGGTGAACATTTTTCTTTACCCTAGAAGAGAACACTTACACCGGTGTTTCTGTTTCAGGAGAAGTTCTACGATTGTTAGAACAAAAGGGAGTCTCTCTGTCAGATGTGGACACGGCTCCTTTGGATACCATGTAAGAACAAATGATCTCCCTTAAACGTTTACTGAAATACTCTCACAGCCGGGTTCTACAGCAGAATTTGCCCCTTCCACAAGTGATTTAACACTACAGAAGTTGCAGATATTTGCATCTTTTGTACATCTTACTCAGATTTTTGCTGTTGTCTTATGGATCTTGAATCTGTTAAAAACAATAGTGCATCATCAACTGCTCTGTGCAATCTGCAAGATCAGGTTAGTAAGCATTTTAAGAGACTCTGAAGTCAACTGTCTGCTGTAGACTTATTTTCATAGCCCAACCGTTAAGAGTTGTTTTTCTCTAAAGCAGCAGAAGTGGATGAATTCACTTAGTAAGATTGTTAGTGACATAATTGTTCTGCACTTTTCTGTCcaatctttattacttcatgtaGCTAACATTCACAGTGTATCTGTTTTTAGAGACATTACACCAAGCACAAATTTAGAAACGAATGAGCAAATGGAAAAATGAAATAGTTTAGAATGGAGAATATAATATGATGATACAGAAATTTACAGGTCTGCTATGTTTAGTTTTTTAGTACTGTATGTATTCCAGTGCTAAAGAACAAATGAGAAAATATCAAAGTAATTTCAGCTAGTCTTTAGGCATTCTCTTATTCAATAAAAGCATATTGAACATGTGTAAAGCAgatgaggctgtttaattgctttAACTGAAAAGTAACTTGGCTGAATGCCAACTGCATGGAAAGCTAAGTGACTGCAAGAATTTGGAGGATTTAGAAATCAGATGTTTTATTCATCTAAATTGGCATTAGCTGCAGTATTCCATAGCACATTAAACTAAAAGGATGTGTTTTCATCAGTGTATGGAAAGTGCTACAAATTCAGTATTTCCCTAGAAGCTATAAGAGAAGAAAATAGATGTACATGGCCCAGTAGGCTAGTGTACAATTTTTGCCTCATGGTTAGagcatgtgtcagtataataatgcttgcatctgtaactttcactccatgcatctgaagaagtgaggttttttgccccaaataaatctgttagtctttagggtGCCACTGgaccccttgttgtttttatcaTTAACATTTCCATAGCAGCAAACAAAATCTCTAACTCTTTGATAAAATCTTTGGCTAACATATTAAAAGTGCTTGTTTAATGTTATGTCTCATGTTTAGTGATGATAATGCTCCTCTCTAACCTTCTGCGATCCTTACCCTACTCAGTAAATTGACTGGTCATAAACAGCACGTATTCCACAGAATTTGGAGGATTAACATAAGCAGTCAAATGGCTGTTGTTCCATTTATTCCTTTGGCATGTGGAAAAGGCCACTAAGAGGTTATTAAATTTGGCAGCAAGAATGATACAAGTGCCAAAAATCCTTGTGCTTTTGCTGGTATTACTGCTTGCTTTAGCCAGCGATGGGGCTTACTGTCAGACTCCTTTTCACAGAGCAGCAGTACGTGAGGCTGGACACACTGAAACATTTATTAATGAATCACAGTTCCTGTAAACAAGAGTTGAGTTAAAAATAGCCTCTGCCTGATTACAGGGTGAAATATTGTCTTTCACAATTCTAAGGCTGCGATTTTTATCTGCAAGTGGCAACATCTTAGATCTGACTGAAATCCCAGGTGTTTTCCCTTGTGCAGCTGTGAGCAGCAGAATGCAAGTGTCACTCTCTGatgaaaaaagaacaaggagtacttgtggtgatacagactgacacagctaccactctggaaACTGTTTGAGTGGGTAAAAACACCTAAACATCTCCTGATTATCCTCTTATAACAAAAGCCATTGTTGTGAGTTGCTATTCTCAAGAAGCATTACAGCAGCCTTCCAGATAGACAGCAGTGCCTTGTCAGATTACTGGGATTGTTTGAGGTGTTTGACCCTTGGCTTTTCTTGGCATTCTTTAGGCCATACAAACACAAGTGTTCCCCTTTAGCTCGCAGGCTTCTAGGAAAGAGTGAGCTAAAGTTCAAGAGGTTTGGCCTTTGTTGTTTTGGGTTTCCTAGAAGTTCTGTGGTTAAGGGTATGGAAACCAGCTGGCCAGGATTGATAACTGAGGCCATTTCCCCTCCCAGCTATCCCAGTTGTACTGGAACATCTGCTGTGTAAATGCTTTTGGGCTAAGTCCCGATTCCTGGGTCTGAAGTGAATTCATTGAGGCTGTTCTATTGGCATTTCCCCGTTATTGGAGAGAAGTGCATGAGTAGCAAAATGactttcaattaaaaacaaaattcagcaGTAGGGTTGCTGGTTATTCTGCAGGGTGGGTTTAACATTCATCAATGGCATTATCAAAACCAATAGCCTGGATCCTCCAGAAatggaaatcatagaatatcagggttggaagggaccatctagtccaaccccgtgctcaaagcagggccaatccccagacagatttttgccccagatccctaagtggccccctcaaggcttgaactctcaactctgggtttagcagggtaatgctcaaaccactgagccatcccttccctccccatgaATGAGCTATGAAGTGGAAGACCTGTTTAAATGCGCAGGTGTGATCGGTGCTCTCAAAATTCCTAAGGTAGACATGTTTGAAGGCAGTTTCTATTGGATGGGCTCTCCAAGACTGTACGGTCATGTAAAGTTAAACCCTGCAAccagtctcttttttttaaattggaaacttCAGTTTAACCATTATAGAAGCAGAAAAGTAACAAGTCTGAGCAAAATTCCTTAATGTTCAAATAGACACTTGTAGTGGGGATTAACAAAGATGTTAGAGTTTAAGGCTTAAACACTCTGATAACAGTGACACAGTGAAAGTTACTGGGAGATGGTATGTTTGACTTGGAacaaattttcctttttaaaagttttaaaagttgGATCAAGCCCGTACCTGACAGTGTAGGGTTAAATTTACATAGCCCTGAAATTATCACGAGTCAATACCAGGCAGTTCATAGCTATTGGATGGGAAGTTGGTCTCAAGGAACTAAATTACAGCTGGCTACCTGTTACTTCCAAATTCCTTCTTGTGCATGGTGAAGTAATTCTGTTTCAAGAGGAGAAAAGGGCTTTTTTACTAGTGGTCTGAAACTACTTCAGTGTCGCTGAAATCGGTTTCTCAGTGCCAATGGATGTAGCACTGGGTAGCCTATTTTATAAGCAGGTGCAAAAGGGgccttctttttcttcccttttccctAGGTTTAGCAGCGTTTCCGAAGAGGAGCTCCTTGGCC
This sequence is a window from Gopherus evgoodei ecotype Sinaloan lineage chromosome 10, rGopEvg1_v1.p, whole genome shotgun sequence. Protein-coding genes within it:
- the CIAO3 gene encoding cytosolic iron-sulfur assembly component 3 encodes the protein MASHFSGALRLADLDDYIGPSQDCVKPIKVEKKSGKTAAKIRIEDDGSYFQINQDGGAQKLEKAKITLNDCLACSGCITSAESVLITQQSHEELCKVLSSNKTAAPNQQKLVVVSVSPQSRASLAARFKMTPLETAKKLTAFLKNLGVHYVFDTTFSRNFSLLESQREFVRRFQRQTEDKKALPMLASACPGWICYAEKTHGSFVIPYISTTKSPQQVMGSLIKGHFAKQQHFSPDQTYHVTVMPCYDKKLEASRPDFFSQEYQTREVDCVITTGEVLRLLEQKGVSLSDVDTAPLDTMFSSVSEEELLGHSGGGSGGYLEHIYKYAAKELFGIQVDEVQYKPLKNKDFQEVTLEKDGTVLLQFALAYGFRNLQNLVQKLKRGKSPYHYVEVMACPSGCLNGGGQIRAEGESSKDLLQQVEKLYESVKTEIPERNRTVKELYEQWLGGTNSEKAGTTLHTAYHAVEKMNTGFNIKW